One Rosa chinensis cultivar Old Blush chromosome 5, RchiOBHm-V2, whole genome shotgun sequence genomic region harbors:
- the LOC112167442 gene encoding NAC transcription factor 25, with amino-acid sequence MESTDSSSGSGHPQLPPGFRFHPTDEELVVHYLKKKAASAPLPVTIIAEVDLYKFDPWELPSKATFGEQEWYFFSPRDRKYPNGARPNRAATSGYWKATGTDKPILTSNGNQKVGVKKALVFYGGKPPKGIKSNWIMHEYRLVNDDNSGAGLKHPDPTNKKASLRLDDWVLCRIYKKNNAQRSMMECDHHKEEDSTTTNSMEGIFVQSMPKPSPPKATNYTALLENDEDNFFDGILSSEGVQNSSHSNLSHQFMSSSKSDVVMPANNHTSKRHLASPFWNEAGGSSSMGTNSSSSKRFHTDLNSGGGSGGGGGVDESNTSFVSMLNQLPQNAAFHHNSLLGSLGDGVLRPQFHLPSMNWNS; translated from the exons GCTCCCTCCCGGGTTCCGGTTCCACCCGACCGACGAGGAGCTGGTTGTCCACTACCTCAAGAAGAAAGCCGCCTCCGCTCCGCTTCCGGTCACCATCATCGCCGAGGTCGACTTGTACAAGTTCGATCCATGGGAGCTACCGA GTAAGGCCACGTTTGGGGAGCAGGAGTGGTATTTTTTCAGTCCCAGAGACCGGAAGTACCCGAACGGAGCTAGGCCGAACCGAGCGGCGACCTCGGGGTATTGGAAAGCCACAGGAACCGACAAGCCGATTCTGACCTCGAACGGAAACCAAAAGGTCGGCGTCAAGAAAGCTCTGGTTTTCTACGGTGGCAAACCGCCGAAAGGAATCAAATCCAATTGGATTATGCACGAGTATCGCCTCGTCAACGACGACAATTCCGGCGCCGGCCTCAAGCATCCTGATCCGACCAACAAAAAAGCCTCCCTAAGG CTGGATGACTGGGTTTTGTGTCGGATTTACAAGAAGAACAATGCGCAGAGGTCTATGATGGAGTGTGATCATCACAAGGAGGAGGACTCTACGACTACCAACTCGATGGAGGGTATTTTCGTCCAGTCAATGCCGAAGCCATCGCCGCCGAAGGCTACTAACTACACGGCGTTGCTGGAAAACGACGAGGACAATTTCTTCGACGGGATATTATCGAGTGAAGGCGTGCAAAACAGTAGTCATTCCAACCTTTCCCATCAGTTCATGTCAAGCTCGAAAAGCGACGTCGTAATGCCTGCGAACAACCACACCTCCAAGCGTCACCTTGCGTCGCCGTTTTGGAACGAAGCGGGGGGATCATCATCGATGGGGACTAATTCATCGTCGAGCAAGAGGTTTCATACTGATCTCAATAGCGGTGGTGGcagtggaggtggaggtggggTTGATGAAAGCAACACCTCTTTTGTTTCTATGCTCAACCAGCTGCCTCAAAACGCAGCGTTTCACCACAACTCGCTTCTTGGGTCGCTTGGGGATGGGGTTTTGCGCCCACAGTTTCATCTTCCCAGTATGAATTGGAACTCATAA